One genomic segment of Culturomica massiliensis includes these proteins:
- the tsf gene encoding translation elongation factor Ts, whose product MEIKAAEVMKLRHATNAGMMDCKNALIEAEGDFDKAVDIIRKKGLVVASKRADREAKEGCVLAVAEGKKGVMVSLNCETDFVAKNENFINFTRQILDCALANMPADKEALLALNIEGRSIADQIAEQTGVIGEKLELAYYGKVEAEATVAYIHPGNKLATVIGFNKEADNQVKRDVAMQAAAMAPVSIDKDDVPADIVAHELEIGKEKAREEGKPENMLEKIAQGRLNKFFQEATLLNQAFVKEPKETVKTYIQSHDKDLTVTSFIRFTLND is encoded by the coding sequence ATGGAAATAAAAGCAGCTGAAGTAATGAAGTTGCGTCATGCAACGAATGCAGGGATGATGGACTGTAAAAATGCGCTTATCGAAGCCGAAGGAGACTTTGATAAAGCAGTAGACATTATCCGTAAAAAAGGTCTTGTAGTTGCCAGCAAACGTGCCGACAGAGAAGCCAAAGAAGGCTGTGTATTGGCTGTTGCCGAAGGCAAAAAAGGCGTTATGGTTAGCTTGAATTGCGAAACCGACTTCGTAGCTAAAAACGAAAACTTTATCAACTTCACCCGTCAAATCCTCGACTGTGCATTAGCAAATATGCCGGCTGATAAAGAAGCTCTGCTGGCTTTGAATATCGAAGGTCGTTCTATCGCTGATCAGATTGCAGAACAGACCGGTGTTATCGGTGAAAAACTGGAGTTGGCATACTACGGCAAAGTAGAAGCTGAAGCTACAGTCGCTTATATCCACCCGGGTAATAAACTGGCCACGGTCATCGGATTCAATAAAGAAGCCGACAACCAGGTCAAGAGAGATGTTGCTATGCAAGCAGCAGCTATGGCTCCGGTATCAATCGATAAAGACGATGTTCCGGCAGATATCGTAGCTCACGAGTTGGAAATCGGTAAAGAAAAAGCCCGCGAAGAAGGTAAACCTGAAAACATGCTTGAGAAAATTGCTCAAGGACGTTTGAACAAATTCTTCCAGGAAGCAACTTTATTGAACCAGGCATTCGTAAAAGAACCGAAAGAAACAGTTAAAACTTACATACAAAGTCATGATAAGGATTTAACCGTTACCTCTTTCATCAGATTTACACTGAATGACTAA
- a CDS encoding ArnT family glycosyltransferase, translated as MYDKKNFHFLLLGIVCFFTFFIHNKVVYPDIMESRNLITAHEMVEYDNWLVPTMNGVLRLEKPPLPTWLAAGVELISPDNLSLQRAVAGIAATLLVFFLYAFASRLTNNRRYGLVAALVLCTSFNIILMGRTATWDIYCHSFMLGAIYFFYKAFEQEGRQWKNFGMAGVLMGLSFLGKGPVSFYALLLPFLLSYFILYRPSFKKKGFPLLVMVLICLAISCWWPVYLLLYHRDMALFAADKESTAWLSHNVRPWYYYWKFFLESGIWSLFLITALIWPYWKKRVTLKKEYLLTVAWTFAVLILLSLLPEKKTRYLLPILIPAALVVAHLFVYWSHQIRRKGLLNPDKIIFRINAGVIALVGLVLPVAVYVLFYAEDKMGLGRFIFIACLFLLVFWLLVRSIVRIRPYLMLWGVVFLFFIVEIFLMPSVANLFNNVEWKSIHGVRKIEKLSGVPFYYPEGENLRIELVYEAGRRILPWDMQKDSLPAGLPFVLVSTRNAEETLPESVLDKVELELIDVYDDNHRPKGSRWYSDIFIKYVTLVKEKER; from the coding sequence ATGTATGACAAAAAGAATTTCCATTTTTTATTGTTAGGGATTGTCTGCTTTTTTACCTTTTTTATTCATAATAAGGTAGTTTATCCGGATATAATGGAGTCCCGTAACCTGATTACGGCCCATGAAATGGTTGAGTACGACAATTGGCTGGTGCCGACAATGAATGGTGTGCTTCGCTTGGAAAAACCGCCTCTCCCCACCTGGCTGGCGGCCGGAGTTGAGTTGATATCTCCGGATAATCTTTCCCTGCAAAGGGCTGTTGCCGGGATTGCAGCGACATTGCTGGTGTTTTTTTTATATGCTTTTGCCTCCAGACTGACGAATAACCGGCGTTACGGTTTGGTTGCGGCCCTGGTGTTGTGTACTTCCTTCAATATTATATTGATGGGACGAACGGCGACCTGGGATATTTATTGCCACAGTTTTATGCTCGGGGCCATTTATTTCTTTTATAAAGCTTTTGAACAGGAGGGCCGGCAGTGGAAGAATTTCGGTATGGCCGGGGTCTTGATGGGCCTCTCTTTTTTAGGGAAAGGTCCTGTATCCTTTTATGCTTTATTGTTGCCTTTCCTGTTGTCTTATTTTATCCTTTACCGGCCGTCGTTTAAAAAGAAAGGTTTTCCTTTGCTGGTCATGGTGTTGATTTGCCTGGCTATCAGTTGCTGGTGGCCCGTATACCTTCTTTTGTATCATCGGGATATGGCACTTTTTGCGGCTGATAAGGAATCTACGGCCTGGTTGTCACATAATGTCCGGCCCTGGTATTATTATTGGAAATTTTTCCTGGAGTCAGGTATCTGGTCGCTATTTCTGATTACAGCTTTGATCTGGCCTTACTGGAAAAAGAGGGTGACTTTAAAAAAGGAATATTTGCTGACTGTAGCCTGGACTTTTGCCGTCCTGATCCTGTTGTCTCTGCTTCCGGAGAAAAAAACGCGTTATTTATTGCCGATACTGATTCCGGCAGCTTTGGTTGTCGCTCATTTGTTTGTTTATTGGTCACATCAGATCCGTAGAAAAGGTTTGCTGAATCCGGATAAAATTATATTCCGTATCAATGCCGGGGTAATTGCTTTGGTGGGATTGGTTTTACCGGTGGCTGTGTATGTACTTTTCTATGCAGAAGATAAGATGGGATTGGGGCGTTTTATTTTTATTGCCTGTTTATTTTTGCTTGTATTCTGGTTGCTGGTTCGTTCTATTGTCAGAATCCGGCCTTATTTAATGCTTTGGGGCGTGGTATTCCTGTTTTTTATTGTTGAGATATTCCTGATGCCCTCTGTGGCTAATTTATTCAATAATGTGGAATGGAAAAGCATACACGGTGTCCGGAAAATAGAAAAATTGTCAGGGGTCCCGTTTTATTATCCCGAAGGGGAAAATTTGCGTATTGAATTGGTGTATGAGGCCGGGCGCAGAATATTGCCCTGGGATATGCAGAAAGATTCTTTACCCGCTGGATTGCCTTTTGTATTGGTTTCCACCCGGAATGCGGAGGAGACATTACCGGAAAGTGTTCTGGATAAAGTGGAATTGGAGTTGATAGATGTATATGATGATAATCATCGTCCTAAAGGTTCCCGCTGGTATTCCGATATTTTTATCAAATACGTGACATTGGTAAAAGAGAAAGAGAGATAA